GGCGGGGCGGGCGTGAAGGCCCTCCGCCCAGCCGACGTTGACGCGGCGCTCAGCCATGTGATGCTGCCCTTCAGAGTCTCAGGGTTGTCTAGACCAGCTTCCCACACGTGAAGCGACCCCGGACCGGCCCTGTGAACCGTCCGGAGCGAGTCGTCGGACCGCGGCCTCGGCCCGACTTCCCGTGCTCTGTTGTTCCCACAGACTGCCTCGCGCCGTTGTCAGACGCGAGCCGTACGCTGGGCCCCATGCAGCAGACCTCGTCGGACCGGCACGAGTACCCCGCCCACTGGGAAGCCGACGTGGTGCTGCGCGACGGGGGTACCGCGCGCATCAGGCCCATCACCGTCGACGACGCTGATCGCCTGGTCAGCTTCTACGAGCAGGTCTCCGACGAGTCGAAGTACTACCGCTTCTTCGCGCCGTATCCGCGCCTGTCCGCCAAGGATGTCCACCGCTTCACGCACCACGACTTTGTGGACCGGGTGGGACTCGCGGCCACCGTCGGCGGCGAGTTCATCGCCACCGTACGCTATGACCGCATTAGTGCCGACGGGCGTGCCGCCTCCGCCCCGGCCGACGAGGCCGAGGTCGCCTTCCTGGTGCAGGACGCCCACCAGGGGAGGGGCGTCGCCTCCGCCCTCCTGGAGCACATCGCCGCCGTCGCCCGCGAGCGCGGCATCCGCCGCTTCGCCGCCGAGGTGCTGCCCGCCAACAACAAGATGATCAAGGTGTTCACGGACGCCGGCTACACCCAGAAGCGCAGCTTCGAGGACGGCGTCGTCCGCCTGGAGTTCGACCTCGAACCCACGGACCGGTCCCTCGCCGTGCAGCGCGCGCGGGAGCAGCGGGCCGAAGCACGGTCCGTACGGCGGCTGTTGGTGCCCGGGTCGGTGGCCGTCGTCGGTGTCGGCCGTTCCCCCGGAGGGGTGGGTCGCAGCGTTCTCGACAACATCAGGGACGCCGGTTTCACCGGTGGCCTGTACGCCGTGAACAAGGCCTTCCCCGAGGAGCAGAAGGACCTCGACGGGGTGCCGGCGTACCGCTCGGTGCGCGACATCGAAGGCCCCGTGGACCTCGTGGTCGTCGCCGTCCCGGTCGAGCACGTCCCCGAAGTCGTCACCGAGTGCGGCGAACACGGGGTGCAGGGGCTCGTCGTGGTCACCGCCGGGTACGCCGAGAGCGGCCCCGAGGGACGCGAGCGCCAGCGTGAACTCGTGCGCCACGCGCGCACGTACGGCATGCGCATCATCGGACCGAACGCCTTCGGGGTCATCAACACCGCGGCCGACGTACGCCTGAACGCCTCCCTCGCCCCCGAGATGCCGCGCCCCGGACGCATCGGCCTCTTCGCACAGTCCGGCGCCATCGGCATCGCCCTGCTGTCCCGCCTGCACCGGCGTGGCGGCGGGGTCACCGGAGTCACCGGCGTCTCCACCTTCGTGTCGTCCGGGAACCGCGCGGACGTCTCCGGGAACGACGTCCTTCAGTACTGGTACGACGACCCCGACACCGACGTCGCCCTCATGTACCTGGAGTCCATCGGCAACCCCCGCAAGTTCACCCGCCTCGCCCGGCGCACAGCGGCCGCGAAACCACTGGTCGTCGTCCAGGGCGCCGGATCCGCACCCCAGGGACACGCGGTTCGTGCGACCCGGCTGCCGCACGCGACCGTGTCCGCGCTGCTCCGCCAGGCCGGGGTGATCCGCGTCGAGACGATCACCGAACTGGTCGACACGGGGCTGCTCCTCGCGCGCCAGCCACTGCCCGGCGGGCCGAGGGTGGCGATCGTCGGGAACTCCGAGTCGCTCGGGCTGCTGACCTACGACGCGTGCCTCTCCGAGGGGCTGCGGCCGCTCGCCCCGCTGGATCTGACCACGGCGGCCACTGCGGGGGACTTCCATCGGGCGCTGTCGGAGGCGTTGGCCGACGAGGCGTGCGATGCGGTCGTGGTGACGGCGATACCCGCGGTGGGGGAGGGGCCGGCCGAGGACGCGGCGCTGGCGGAGGCACTGCGGTCCGCTGCCGCAGCGGCTCCCGGGAAGCCGGTGCTGGTGGTGCACGTGGAGCTCGGCGGACTGGCAGAAGCGCTGTCGGCCGCGATGAGCACGGCACCCCAGGCCGTCTCGAAGCGGGAGGACCCCCAACTCCCCGCGGAACGACCGCCCACCGCGGAAGCCGAACGAACAGTCACCGGGGTGCCGGCATCCGAAGGCGGGGGCCTCATCCCCGCCTTCCCTGCCGCCGAGCGTGCCGTCCGCGCCCTCGCCGAAGCCGTGAAGTACGCCCAGTGGCGGCGCGAGGCCACCGACCCCGGCCGGGTCCCCGAGTTCGAGGACATCGACGAGAAGGGCGCCGCCGGGCTGATCGGCGGCCTCCTCGCGCGCGGGCAGGGCCTCACCCTCGGCGTCGACGACACCTGCGACCTGCTCGGCAAGTACGGCGTCGACGTCCACCGCGCGCTCCCCGCACCCACCCCCGACACCGCCGCCGAGGCCGCCCACACCCTCGGCTACCCGGTCGCCCTCAAGGCCACCGCCCCGCACCTGCGCCACCGCGCCGACCTGGGCGGCGTACGGCTGGATCTCGCGGACGAGGACCAACTGCGGCGGGCGTACGCCGAGTTGGGCGAGCTGTTCGGGACGCCGGAGGAACTGCGGCCGGTGGTGCAGCGGATGGCACCGCGCGGGGTCGACACCGTCGTACGGGCCGTCATCGATCCGGCGGCCGGAGCCGTGCTGTCGTTCGGGCTCGCCGGAGCCGCCTCGCAGCTGCTCGGGGACACCGCGCACCGGCTGATTCCGGTCACGGACCGGGAGGCCGGTTCGCTGGTCAGATCGATCCGGACGGCGCCGCTCCTGTTCGGCTGGCGCGGCTCCACACCGGTCGACACGCCTGCCCTGGAGGAGCTGATGCTGCGGGTGTCGCGGCTGGTCGACGACCATCCCGAGGTCGTCGCCGTGACCCTGGAGCCGGTCGTCGTGGCCGCGCGCGGCCTGAGCGTGCTCGGCGCCTCCGTCCGCCTGGCCCCGCCGCCCGCCCGCGACGACCTCGGCCCGAGGACGCTTCCCGTGTACTGACCGACGGACGTACTGAGGGACGTGCTCACGGACGTACGGAAGGACGCTTCCCGCGCGCGGGTCCGGTCTCCCCTCGTACCGGTCCCGCGTCCTGAGACGGCTGTGACAAGACAGTGCTCGGCGGTGCCTCGCAGTCAGTGCGCCACCGTAGGATGGACGTCATGGCCAAGACCAGTACGACGACCCAGGGGCTGCGTGCGGCGATCGAGCGCAGCGGCTACTACCCGGCCCTCGTGGCCGAGGCGGTGGAGGCCGCCGTGGGCGGCGAGCCGATCCGGTCGTTCCTGGTCCACCAGGAGACCACGTTCGACCAGAACGAGGTGCGCCGGCATGTGACCGTGCTCGTCCTCACCGGCAACCGCTTCATCGTCAGCCACACCGACGAGCAGGCGGCCGACAGCACCTCCCCGACGCCGTACGCGACGACGTCCACGGAGTCCGTGAAGCTCGGCCGGATCTCGTCCGTGGTGCTCAGCCGCGTGGTCGCCAACCCGGAGTCGTACACGCCAGGGACGCTGCCGCGCGAGGTCGTGCTGACCATCGGCTGGGGCGCCGTCGCCCGGATCGACCTGGAGCCGGCCGCCTGCGGCGACCCCAACTGCGAGGCGGACCACGGCTATACGGGCAACTCGACGGCGGACGACCTGAGCCTGCGCGTCAGCGAAGCCGGCGACGGCCCGGAGACGGTCCAGCAGACCCTCGCCTTCGCGCAGTCCCTCTCCGAGGCGACCGCGGACGTCCCGCGCTGATGGCCCAGCCCGCGACCTGGGACCACCCGGAGCCCCTCGCCATCGCCTCCGCGCCCGTCCCCGAGTACGGCTCCGGCTCCCTCGCCGACCTGCTGCCCACGCTGGCCGCGGGCATGGGCGTACCCGGTACGACCGCGGCGATCCCGGAGCTGACCCCGGCCGACCGGAACTGCGTCTTCCTGATCGACGGCCTCGGCTGGGAGCAGATCAAGGACCACGCCGACGAGGCGCCATATCTGCACGCGCTCCTCGGCAGCTCACGCGGCGGCACCGGACGTCCGCTCACCGCCGGCTATCCGGCGACCACCGCGACCTCCCTCGCCTCCGTCGGCACGGGCCTGCCGCCCGGCGCCCACGGCCTGCCCGGCTACACCGTGCGCAACCCGGCCACCGGCGAGCTGATGAACCAGCTCCGCTGGCAGCCGTGGACCAAGCCGGGCCCCTGGCAGCCGTACCCCACGATCTTCCAACTGGCCCACGACGCGGGCGTGCACGCGGCGCAGGTCTCCTCGCCGACCTTCCAGAACACCCCGCTGACGAAGGTCGCGCTCAGCGGCGGAACGTTCCACGGGCGGCTCACCGGCGAGGAGCGCATGGACCTCGCGGCCGAGCAACTGGCCGCCGGGGACCGCTCCTTGGTCTACACGTACTACGCCGAACTCGACGGCGCGGGCCACCGCTACGGCATCGCCTCCGACACCTGGCGCGGCCAACTCATGTACGTCGACCGGCTCGTCCAGCGCCTCGCCGGGCAACTCCCGCCGCGCAGCGCGCTGTACGTCACCGCTGACCACGGCATGATCGACGTGCCCTTCGACGAGGAGCACCGCATCGACTTCGACGCGGACTGGGAACTGCGCGCCGGCGTAGCCCTCCTCGGCGGCGAGGGTCGCGCCCGCCACGTCTACGCGGTGCGGGGCGCCGAGAACGACGTGCTGACCTGCTGGCGCGAGGTCCTCGGCGAGCAGTTCTGGGTGGCCTCGCGGGACGAGGCGATCGCGGCGGGCTGGTTCGGCCCGCACATCGACGACCGCGTCTACGACCGCCTCGGCGACGTGATCGCGGCGGCCCGGGACGACGTCCTGATCATCGCGTCCGAGCGGGAGCCGAAGGAGTCTGCGATGGTCGGCAACCACGGTTCGATGACCCCTGCCGAGCAGCTGGTCCCCCTGCTCGAAGTACGCTCCTGAAGCCCCACCGTCCGCCTCTTCGCCGAAAGGTGCTCAACTCCCCATGCCCGAGCTGGTGTTCTTCTCCGGAACGATGGACTGCGGGAAGTCGACCCTGGCGCTCCAGATCGAGCACAACCGCTCGGCGCGCGGACTGGCGGGGATGATCTTCACACGGGACGACCGCGCGGGCGAGGGAAAGCTTTCCTCACGCCTCGGACTGGTCACCGACGCGGTGGAGGTCGAGGACGAGCAGGACCTCTACGCGTACGTCGTCGACCACCTCTCCCAGGGCGGCCGCGCGGACTACGTCATCGCCGACGAGGCACAGTTCCTGGCGCCGGTGCAGATCGACCAACTCGCGCGCGTGGTCGACGACCTGAGCCTCGACGTCTACGCCTTCGGCATCACGACCGACTTCCGCTCCAAGCTCTTCCCCGGCTCCCAGCGTCTGGTCGAACTCGCCGACCGCGTCGAGGTCCTCCAGGTCGAGGCCCTCTGCTGGTGCGGCGCCCGCGCCACCCACAACGCCCGCACGATAGGCGGAGAGATGGTCGTCGAGGGCGCCCAGGTCGTCGTGGGCGACGTCAACCAGGCGGAAGCGGTCGGCTACGAGGTCCTGTGCCGCCGCCACCACCGCCGCCGCATGACAGCGGCCACGGCTCGGGCGGCGGCCCTGTCACCGGACGTACTGCCGATGACGTCGGCCTAGCGCGGCCCCTCGATCACCGAGAACATCGCGCCCTCGGGGTCCGCGACCGTGGCCACGCGGCCGTGGGGGCTGTCGTGTGGCGGTTCGAGGGTGTGGCCGCCCAGGTCCGTGACGCGGCGCAGGGCCTCGTCCGTGTCGGCGACCTCGAAGTACGTCATCCAGTGCGGGCCCCGGTCGCGGGGCAGGGCCGCGCCGACGCCGTGGATGCCGGCGACCGGGTGGCCGTCCAGGTGCAGGGTGACGTAGTCGAGGTCGGCGGAGACCACCGGGACCTCCTCGTAGCCGAAGACCGCCTCGTAGAACTTGGCGACGCTCGCGGTCTCGGAGGTCAGCAGTTCGTTCCAGGCGGGTGTGCCGGGGACGCCGGTGAGGATCGTGCCGAGGTGGTCGGAGGCCTGCCAGATGCCGAAGACCGCGCCCGACGGGTCGGAGCCGATCGCCAGCCGGCCGGCCTCGGCCGCGTCCAGCGGACCCACCCCGACCGTGCCGCCGCACATCCGTACCGTCTCGGCCGTCTGGTCGACGTCGTCCGAGGCGAGATACGGCGTCCACGCGATGGGCAGATGCCGGTCAGGGGGCAGCTGCCCGATGCCGGCCACCTCCTGCCCGTCGAGCAGGGCCCGTGCGTAGGGGCCGAGCTGCTGCGGCCCGGGCTGGAACTCCCAGCCGAACAGCTCTCCGTAGAACTCCTGAGTCGCGGCCATCCCGTGCACCATCAGACTCACCCAGCAGGGCGCGCCCTGCGTACGCCGAGTGTGCGTGTCGCCGTTCAGGCCGGCCGACCCCCGTGCCTCGGTCATCGTCACCTTCTCCTAGGCCCCTCGCGGTGGCCGTATCGCTTCCGCAGTGCGGATCCGCGTGCCGCCAGCCGCGTGCACGCCCCGTGCCGATGCTCGCACCCCCCGTGACGCACCGCGCCCCGGCCGCGCCGTCGGCGGGCGGCTCACATGGAGAGGATGACCGATCTGCGGCCACTCGTCCGTTTCCGGATGATTGCCGAGGGGTGTCCATCGGCTGTACAGCATGTGCTCGTTCCCGTACGCCTCGTGATCGAGGCTGTCCGGCCGAGCAGAGTAGTCGGCCCTGGACGCGACGGCCACCCCTTGCGCAAGGATGGTGGCCATGAACGCCATCATCTCCGCATCCGAACTGGCGAGCGATCTCGCCGGGACGAACCCGCCGGTCCTGCTCGACGTCCGCTGGCAGCTCAGCGTCGCGAAGGCCGCAGGTGAGCCGCCCTTCGACGGCCGCGCCGAGTACGCGGCCGGGCACATCCCAAGTGCCGTCTACGTAGACCTCGATCAGGAACTCGCCTCGGCGCCCGGTGCGCGCGGGCGCCACCCGCTGCCCGACACCGCGCGCTTCGGCGCCGCGATGCGCCACGCGGGCGTGTCGGCCGACCGCGCGGTCGTTGTGTACGACGGCGGCCAGGGCTGGGCGGCGGCACGCGCGTGGTGGCTGCTGCGCTGGACGGGTCACCCGGACGTGCGGGTCCTCGACGGCGGCCTTCCCTCCTGGGAGGGGTCTCTGGAGACGGCCGCACCGACGCCGGCCGAGGGCGACTTCATCCCGGAACCGGGCGCCGTGGAACTCCTCGACGCCGACGGAGCCGCCGCCCTCGCCCGCACCGGGGTCCTGTTCGACGCCCGCGCGGGGGAGCGTTACCGGGGCGAGGTGGAACCGATCGACCGCGTCGGCGGCCACATCCCGGGCGCCCTGTCCGCCCCCACGAACGAGAACGTGGGCCCGGACGGCCGCTTCCTCCCGCCGGACCAGCTGGCCGCCCGCTTCAAGTCCCTTGGCGCCACGGAGGGTTCGGGCGTCGGCGTGTATTGCGGCTCGGGCGTCTCGGGCGCCCACGAGGTACTGGCCCTGGCGGTCGCCGGGATCCCGGCCGCGCTCTACGTGGGCTCCTGGTCGGAGTGGTCCTCGGACCCGGAGCGACCGGTCGCAGTGGGTCCCGATCCCCAGTAAGCGCTCGCATGACGAAAGGGCCCGCGGCCGAACCGGCCGCGGGCCCTCCCGTACGAGCAACTGTCCTGCTACTCCTGCTTCTTCCTGCGCGTCCCGAAGACGATCTCGTCCCAGCTCGGAACGGCCGCTCTACGGCCCGGACGGACGCCGTCCGCCTCGGCCTGGCGGTCGGTGGACCCGATGAGGCGGTCGCGATGGGCTCCTACGGAGCGGGGCATCAGGACGTCCGCGTACGCCGAACCGGCCGAGGCCGCGGGAGCCGGGGGCTCCTCCTCTTCCGGTTCCGCCGCGGGCTCCTCCGGGGGATCCGAGGGGCGCTCGGGGACCACCATGTCGCCGCGGAAGCTCGGTACCGCCTCCAGGAGGCTGGTCAGCGAGTCGCGCTCGCTCTCCTCGGCCACCGGCTCGGGCGACGGCAGCGCGGGACGCTCCGGGCGCTCCAGGGCACGGTCCAGCGGGCGGTCCCGGGGCAGCCGGGCGATCCGCGGCACGAACGGGAAGCTGGGCTCGGGTGTGGCGGAGAGGTCGTCGGACTCGCCGATCAGCGAGCGTGCCTCGTCGTCGACGGCCTGGACGAGCCGCCGGGGCGGGTCGTACGTCCAGCTCGCCGAGTGCGGTTCGCCCGCGACCCGGTAGACCAGCAGGACCTCCCAGGTGCCGTCGTCGCGGCGCCAGGAGTCCCACTGGACGGTGTCCTTCTCGGCACCGCGCAGCGTCAGGCGCTCCTGGACGGCCTCGCCGAGCTGGGGTCCCGCGTTCTCGCCGGGGCGGCGGACGGGGTCTTCCGGGCGCGCTCGGCCATGAAGGCGCGCTCCGCGAGGACGGGGCCCTCGAAGCGGCGCACCCGGTCGACGGGGATACCGGCTAGTTGGGCGACTTCCTCCGCGGAGGCGCCGGCACGTATACGTGCCTGAATGTCTCGGGGGCGGAGATGGCTCTCCACCTCGATCTCGATCTGGCCGAGGCGGGGACGGTCGCCGCGTACCGCGGCGCGCAGACGCTCGTCAATCGGAAGCGTGTACTCCGTGCTGTCCGCAGCCTTCAGCACCAGCCGTGTGCCGTCGTTAGAGACGGCCACGACACGCAGTTCGGGCATGGGGACCTCCCGGGTGGTGCCTGCCGACGTCACGTGCGTCGCTGCTTCCGCTAGTCGAGTGTGGCCTGCCCGGGTGCAGCCTGCCACAACCTTGCCGAGTTGCCCGGCGTGTCGGGCACGGGCCCTGACTCGCCGTTATGGCACGGTTACCTATTCGCAACGCTAAGTGACCAACTACGTCACCCTGTGCAACTGGCCCCCTCTGGGCGGTCCATTGAGGCCGCGGACGCCCTGGCAGGAGACCGCACCCAGGGCTCGCAACAGTACTCCATTTGGACCACGTGCGTGGATTGGCACGCCGCCCAACTTCTTGTGGGGGGCGGGACTTGGCGGCCTGGAGCGGGGTTCGGGCGATCTTGAAAGTGGCGTACTTCACGCAATAGCCCGAAACGGAACTATCGCTTTCGGCCGTACGTCCCTTTGTCGTACAGATAGTTGATCAGGTACGAGAAAGTGCGAGAAAGCGAGGCTAGGTCCCGGAATGCGTGCAAGGCCCGATGTCAGCAAGAAGCGGATCGATCTGAGCGTCCCTCAAGTCGCGGGAAGTGCGGTGGCGGCGGTGGTGGCCGCCAAACTCGCCTCCTACTTCGGGGTCTACGGCACGATCCTCGGCGCCGGCGTCGTGAGCGCGATAGCCACCTCCGGAGGCACCGTCTTCCAGCACTTCTTCAGCCGGACCGGCGCACAGCTCCGGGAGGCGACCGTCACCTCCAAGGAAACCGTCACCTCCAGGGAGGCGGAACAAGTCCCCGCGCGTCCAGGGGAGTTCACGGAGGGCACGGTCTACCGCGCACGGGTGGGCGGTTGGAGCTGGAAGCGCCCGGTGCTCGCCGCGGCCCTCGTCTTCGGGGTCACGATGACCGGGATCACCGTGTACGAGCTGGTGTCCGGGGACAGCTTCAGCGGCGGCAAGGGCACCACGGTCAGCTCCGCCGTCACCGGCCACGACACGTCCTCGTCCCCGAAGTCCGGTGACGGCGAGCCGAGTCCGGCCGATTCCCCGTCCGGCTCCCCGGACGGTTCGTCGGCCGCCCCGGAGACGTCATCCGGTGCGACCGACGGCGGCACAGAGTCCAACAGCGGCGGTACGACGCCCAGTCCGACGCCCAGCGCTTCGGACGGCGGCGGTACGCCGACCCCCACGCCCAGCGCGTCCGCTACTGACCCAGCACCCTCCGCAAGTAGTCGTTCTGGAACCGGCGATCAGGATCCAGCCGATCCCGCAACGCCGTGAACTCGCCGAAGCGCGGGTAGACCCCGGCGAAGTACTCCGCGTCCCGGGTGTGCACCTTGCCCCAGTGCGGCCGGCCCTCGTGCGCGGTGAGGATGCGCTCGGCGGCGGTGAAGTACGCCTGGTACGGCGTGCCCTTGAACATGTGCACGGCGATGTAGGCACTGTCCCGGCCGGAGGCGGTGGACAGGGCGATGTCGTCCGCGGGGGCGGTGCGGACCTCGACCGGGTAACTGACCCTGAAGTCGGAACGGTCGACCATCGCCTTGAGTTCCCGCAACGTGTCCACCAGGGCCGCGCGCGGGACGGCGTACTCCATCTCCACGAACCGCACCCGGCGGGGCGAGGTGTAGACCTTGTAGGGGATGTCCGTGTACGTCCGCGTGGACCAGGCCCGGGTGGAGATCTGGGCGATGGTCGGGATGGTCGCGGGCGCCGCGCGGCCGACCATGTTGGCCACCTGCCAGAGGCCGTTGGAGACGAACTCGTCCTCGAACCAGCCGGCCACCTTGCCCACCGGCTGCTCCGGGCCCGCGCTGCGGTTGTTGCGCTTGGTGTTGGTGCTCGCGGTGTGCGGGAACCAGTAGAACTCGAAGTGCTCGTTCTCGGCCCAGAGTTCGTCGAAGCGTCCGGTGACCTCGTCGAAGGTCATCGGCTCCTCGCGGGCCGTGAGCAGGAAGACGGGCTCCACGGCGAAGGTGATCGCGGTGACGACGCCCAGGGCGCCGAGGCCTATGCGGGCGACCGCGAAGATCTCCGGGTTCTCCTTCTCGGAGCACGTCAGCACCGAGCCGTCCGCCGTGACCAGCTCAAGTCCCCTGATCTGGGCGGCTATCGACGCCGACTCGCGGCCGGTGCCGTGGGTGCCGGTGCTGATCGCCCCGGAGACCGTTTGCTCCATGATGTCGCCCATGTTCGTGAGCGACAGGCCCTCGCGCGCGAGAGCCATGTTGAGTCTCTTGAGCGGGGTGCCCGCCTCGACCGTGACCGTCAAGGCATCGCGATCAATGTTGCGGATGCCGGTCAACAGTTGAGGGCGGATCAACACACCGTCCGTGGCGGCGATCGACGTGAAGGAGTGCCCGCTGCCGACGGCCTTCACCGTGAGACCGTCCTCACCGGCCCTCCGTACGGCCGCGGCCAGTTCGTCGACGGAGGCGGGCGTGACCTCCCGCGCGGGCCGCGACGCGACCGTACCGCCCCAGTTACGCCACGTGCCGTTCTTCGCGCTCGCTGTGGTGCTCAACGGTGCCTCCCCGACCCGGCGCCGGTCTGCTGAGCCGGCGGTACCCGAGGAAACCCACCGC
The nucleotide sequence above comes from Streptomyces sp. N50. Encoded proteins:
- a CDS encoding DUF5998 family protein, giving the protein MDVMAKTSTTTQGLRAAIERSGYYPALVAEAVEAAVGGEPIRSFLVHQETTFDQNEVRRHVTVLVLTGNRFIVSHTDEQAADSTSPTPYATTSTESVKLGRISSVVLSRVVANPESYTPGTLPREVVLTIGWGAVARIDLEPAACGDPNCEADHGYTGNSTADDLSLRVSEAGDGPETVQQTLAFAQSLSEATADVPR
- a CDS encoding VOC family protein encodes the protein MTEARGSAGLNGDTHTRRTQGAPCWVSLMVHGMAATQEFYGELFGWEFQPGPQQLGPYARALLDGQEVAGIGQLPPDRHLPIAWTPYLASDDVDQTAETVRMCGGTVGVGPLDAAEAGRLAIGSDPSGAVFGIWQASDHLGTILTGVPGTPAWNELLTSETASVAKFYEAVFGYEEVPVVSADLDYVTLHLDGHPVAGIHGVGAALPRDRGPHWMTYFEVADTDEALRRVTDLGGHTLEPPHDSPHGRVATVADPEGAMFSVIEGPR
- a CDS encoding sulfurtransferase — its product is MNAIISASELASDLAGTNPPVLLDVRWQLSVAKAAGEPPFDGRAEYAAGHIPSAVYVDLDQELASAPGARGRHPLPDTARFGAAMRHAGVSADRAVVVYDGGQGWAAARAWWLLRWTGHPDVRVLDGGLPSWEGSLETAAPTPAEGDFIPEPGAVELLDADGAAALARTGVLFDARAGERYRGEVEPIDRVGGHIPGALSAPTNENVGPDGRFLPPDQLAARFKSLGATEGSGVGVYCGSGVSGAHEVLALAVAGIPAALYVGSWSEWSSDPERPVAVGPDPQ
- a CDS encoding alkaline phosphatase family protein; translated protein: MAQPATWDHPEPLAIASAPVPEYGSGSLADLLPTLAAGMGVPGTTAAIPELTPADRNCVFLIDGLGWEQIKDHADEAPYLHALLGSSRGGTGRPLTAGYPATTATSLASVGTGLPPGAHGLPGYTVRNPATGELMNQLRWQPWTKPGPWQPYPTIFQLAHDAGVHAAQVSSPTFQNTPLTKVALSGGTFHGRLTGEERMDLAAEQLAAGDRSLVYTYYAELDGAGHRYGIASDTWRGQLMYVDRLVQRLAGQLPPRSALYVTADHGMIDVPFDEEHRIDFDADWELRAGVALLGGEGRARHVYAVRGAENDVLTCWREVLGEQFWVASRDEAIAAGWFGPHIDDRVYDRLGDVIAAARDDVLIIASEREPKESAMVGNHGSMTPAEQLVPLLEVRS
- a CDS encoding GNAT family N-acetyltransferase — protein: MQQTSSDRHEYPAHWEADVVLRDGGTARIRPITVDDADRLVSFYEQVSDESKYYRFFAPYPRLSAKDVHRFTHHDFVDRVGLAATVGGEFIATVRYDRISADGRAASAPADEAEVAFLVQDAHQGRGVASALLEHIAAVARERGIRRFAAEVLPANNKMIKVFTDAGYTQKRSFEDGVVRLEFDLEPTDRSLAVQRAREQRAEARSVRRLLVPGSVAVVGVGRSPGGVGRSVLDNIRDAGFTGGLYAVNKAFPEEQKDLDGVPAYRSVRDIEGPVDLVVVAVPVEHVPEVVTECGEHGVQGLVVVTAGYAESGPEGRERQRELVRHARTYGMRIIGPNAFGVINTAADVRLNASLAPEMPRPGRIGLFAQSGAIGIALLSRLHRRGGGVTGVTGVSTFVSSGNRADVSGNDVLQYWYDDPDTDVALMYLESIGNPRKFTRLARRTAAAKPLVVVQGAGSAPQGHAVRATRLPHATVSALLRQAGVIRVETITELVDTGLLLARQPLPGGPRVAIVGNSESLGLLTYDACLSEGLRPLAPLDLTTAATAGDFHRALSEALADEACDAVVVTAIPAVGEGPAEDAALAEALRSAAAAAPGKPVLVVHVELGGLAEALSAAMSTAPQAVSKREDPQLPAERPPTAEAERTVTGVPASEGGGLIPAFPAAERAVRALAEAVKYAQWRREATDPGRVPEFEDIDEKGAAGLIGGLLARGQGLTLGVDDTCDLLGKYGVDVHRALPAPTPDTAAEAAHTLGYPVALKATAPHLRHRADLGGVRLDLADEDQLRRAYAELGELFGTPEELRPVVQRMAPRGVDTVVRAVIDPAAGAVLSFGLAGAASQLLGDTAHRLIPVTDREAGSLVRSIRTAPLLFGWRGSTPVDTPALEELMLRVSRLVDDHPEVVAVTLEPVVVAARGLSVLGASVRLAPPPARDDLGPRTLPVY
- a CDS encoding thymidine kinase is translated as MPELVFFSGTMDCGKSTLALQIEHNRSARGLAGMIFTRDDRAGEGKLSSRLGLVTDAVEVEDEQDLYAYVVDHLSQGGRADYVIADEAQFLAPVQIDQLARVVDDLSLDVYAFGITTDFRSKLFPGSQRLVELADRVEVLQVEALCWCGARATHNARTIGGEMVVEGAQVVVGDVNQAEAVGYEVLCRRHHRRRMTAATARAAALSPDVLPMTSA
- a CDS encoding D-arabinono-1,4-lactone oxidase, which gives rise to MSTTASAKNGTWRNWGGTVASRPAREVTPASVDELAAAVRRAGEDGLTVKAVGSGHSFTSIAATDGVLIRPQLLTGIRNIDRDALTVTVEAGTPLKRLNMALAREGLSLTNMGDIMEQTVSGAISTGTHGTGRESASIAAQIRGLELVTADGSVLTCSEKENPEIFAVARIGLGALGVVTAITFAVEPVFLLTAREEPMTFDEVTGRFDELWAENEHFEFYWFPHTASTNTKRNNRSAGPEQPVGKVAGWFEDEFVSNGLWQVANMVGRAAPATIPTIAQISTRAWSTRTYTDIPYKVYTSPRRVRFVEMEYAVPRAALVDTLRELKAMVDRSDFRVSYPVEVRTAPADDIALSTASGRDSAYIAVHMFKGTPYQAYFTAAERILTAHEGRPHWGKVHTRDAEYFAGVYPRFGEFTALRDRLDPDRRFQNDYLRRVLGQ